The Solibacillus daqui genome has a segment encoding these proteins:
- a CDS encoding energy-coupling factor ABC transporter ATP-binding protein produces the protein MTESYFTFEHVSFQYSDGTQALHDLSLTIPMGKKVAILGENGSGKSTFFKLLMGLEKPSIGKIQFLNEPLHYSKKQLIKLREHVGFIFQEADNQLFASTVKHDILYGPINLKWPHEKIEQHVDTAIQLTELEDLTERPIHFLSGGQKKRVTIAGVYAMDPKLYILDEPTSSLDYYFSNQLTAYLDELDTENRTFLYSTHQVNLIYGWADHFIVFHKGQLLYSGQKDVLFSNDALLEKAHIEKPWIVKCYESMLREGLIQPQQQLPRSMDELMQLMKCYTFTTL, from the coding sequence ATGACAGAAAGCTATTTTACGTTTGAGCATGTATCATTTCAATATAGTGATGGTACACAGGCATTACATGATTTATCATTAACGATTCCAATGGGAAAAAAAGTAGCGATATTAGGTGAAAATGGTTCAGGTAAATCAACATTTTTCAAATTGCTCATGGGGCTAGAAAAACCTAGTATTGGTAAAATTCAATTTTTAAACGAACCATTACATTATTCTAAAAAACAATTAATTAAGTTACGGGAGCATGTTGGCTTTATCTTTCAAGAAGCAGACAATCAATTATTTGCCTCTACAGTTAAGCATGATATTTTATATGGTCCGATTAATTTAAAATGGCCACATGAAAAAATAGAACAACATGTTGATACCGCCATACAATTAACTGAATTAGAGGACTTAACCGAACGACCGATTCATTTTTTAAGTGGTGGACAAAAAAAACGTGTGACCATTGCAGGTGTTTATGCAATGGATCCTAAACTTTATATTTTAGATGAACCGACGAGCAGTTTAGATTACTATTTTTCAAATCAGCTTACAGCATATTTGGATGAATTAGATACAGAAAATCGAACATTTTTATACTCGACACATCAGGTCAACTTAATTTATGGGTGGGCAGATCATTTTATTGTTTTTCATAAAGGGCAATTATTGTATTCAGGTCAAAAGGATGTACTTTTCTCGAATGATGCACTACTAGAAAAAGCGCATATCGAAAAGCCTTGGATTGTAAAATGTTATGAGTCAATGTTACGTGAAGGGCTCATTCAACCACAACAGCAACTTCCCCGCTCGATGGATGAATTAATGCAATTGATGAAATGTTACACATTTACTACCCTTTAG
- a CDS encoding carbon starvation protein A produces MNAITLVIAAICILVIAYRFYGIFFTKKVLKINEDMPTPAHANNDGKDFVPTNKWVAFGHHFAAIAAAGPLVGPILAAQFGYLPGYIWLLVGAVIGGAVHDAVVLFASMTKGGKSLSEVMREELGPVAGFCTGLAMLFIITITMAGLSMVILGALADNPWGTFAVAATIPIAMLMGVINKFTGNLKLSTILGVGLLIAAVFFGPNIQGSWLGDLLTLDKATLSLILPIYAFFAAALPVWFLLAPRDYLSSFMKIGVFIALIIGVFIINPVIQFPAVIPDFLGGGGPIVAGPVWPFVSITIACGAISGFHAFVGSGTTPKMLDRWEDIRVVGFGAMLVECVVGVMALIAATVLHPGDYFAINSAPEKFATLGMSVVDLPVLSEAIGMDLEGRTGGAVTLAVGMASIFSGVEWFSHLTSYFYQFVIMFEAVFILTAIDAGTRTARYLIQDFLGNVYKPLKKTDWLPGAIGASALACLMWGYLLNSGDIASVWALFGVSNQLMAAIGLVCGVTFVLKIADKRIYALTCFIPLAYLYVTVNVAGFWMVKNVYWNSAAGGYNVLNGILSVIMLTLGLIIVVASCMKWRELWAHPRFTQKVQQV; encoded by the coding sequence ATGAATGCCATAACTTTAGTAATTGCGGCAATCTGTATTTTAGTTATTGCCTATCGTTTTTATGGAATTTTCTTTACAAAAAAGGTTTTAAAAATTAATGAGGATATGCCTACACCAGCGCATGCCAATAATGATGGTAAGGACTTCGTGCCAACGAATAAATGGGTAGCATTTGGTCATCACTTTGCGGCAATCGCTGCGGCGGGTCCTTTAGTTGGTCCTATTTTAGCTGCTCAATTTGGTTATTTACCGGGGTATATTTGGCTACTTGTTGGTGCAGTAATCGGTGGAGCCGTACATGATGCGGTAGTATTATTTGCTTCGATGACAAAGGGCGGTAAATCGCTTTCGGAAGTAATGCGTGAAGAACTAGGACCAGTTGCAGGATTTTGTACAGGTTTAGCGATGCTATTTATCATTACGATAACAATGGCGGGTTTATCAATGGTTATTTTAGGTGCATTAGCAGATAATCCATGGGGTACATTTGCTGTAGCAGCAACAATTCCAATTGCGATGTTAATGGGGGTTATCAATAAATTTACCGGCAATTTGAAGTTATCAACGATTTTAGGGGTAGGATTGTTAATTGCTGCTGTTTTCTTCGGACCAAATATCCAAGGTTCATGGCTTGGTGATCTTTTAACATTAGATAAAGCGACATTATCATTAATTTTACCAATCTATGCATTTTTTGCAGCAGCATTACCAGTGTGGTTCTTATTAGCACCGCGTGATTATTTATCGAGCTTTATGAAAATTGGTGTATTTATTGCATTAATTATTGGTGTATTCATTATTAATCCTGTTATTCAATTCCCAGCAGTTATTCCTGACTTTTTAGGCGGAGGAGGACCGATTGTAGCGGGACCTGTCTGGCCGTTCGTATCGATTACTATTGCTTGTGGTGCGATTTCTGGTTTCCATGCCTTTGTCGGTTCAGGTACGACACCAAAAATGCTTGATCGTTGGGAAGATATTCGCGTTGTTGGTTTTGGAGCGATGCTAGTAGAGTGTGTAGTTGGGGTTATGGCACTAATTGCAGCTACAGTTTTACATCCAGGTGACTATTTTGCTATTAATTCAGCACCTGAAAAATTTGCTACACTTGGTATGTCAGTTGTCGATTTACCAGTGCTTTCTGAAGCAATTGGTATGGATTTAGAAGGGCGTACAGGAGGGGCGGTAACACTTGCTGTAGGTATGGCGTCGATTTTCTCTGGTGTCGAATGGTTTAGTCATTTAACAAGTTATTTCTATCAATTCGTAATCATGTTTGAGGCGGTATTTATTTTAACTGCAATCGATGCTGGAACACGTACAGCACGTTACTTAATTCAAGACTTTTTAGGTAATGTGTATAAGCCACTGAAAAAAACGGATTGGCTGCCCGGTGCGATTGGTGCAAGTGCGCTCGCATGTTTAATGTGGGGCTATCTGTTAAATTCAGGTGATATCGCGTCAGTTTGGGCGTTATTTGGTGTATCCAATCAGTTAATGGCGGCAATCGGTTTAGTATGTGGTGTAACATTCGTATTAAAAATTGCGGACAAGCGCATTTACGCATTAACATGCTTCATTCCATTAGCATACCTTTATGTAACAGTAAACGTTGCAGGTTTCTGGATGGTGAAAAATGTGTACTGGAATTCAGCAGCAGGTGGCTATAATGTGTTAAACGGAATTTTATCAGTGATTATGTTAACGTTAGGGTTAATAATCGTTGTGGCATCATGCATGAAATGGCGTGAGCTTTGGGCACATCCACGTTTTACGCAAAAAGTTCAACAAGTGTAA
- the cobI gene encoding precorrin-2 C(20)-methyltransferase, translated as MTVGTLYGVGVGPGDPELITIKAFRKLKECPVIAYPKKMRGSKSYAQKIIDLYVEPQQKTMLGLVFPMTKDQETLQQEWKKSVEQIYAHLQEGKDVAFVTEGDPMLFSTYIHLMKLMKEQHPDVPMQSVAGISSFNGTANRLHIPLADGDDHVAMIPATDNKEEMRNVLETHDGIVFIKIAKVLDQMLDLLEEMNLLKNTHVVTKVTSDEEVIWEVENLRGTELNYLSCMIVRK; from the coding sequence ATGACAGTTGGAACATTATATGGTGTGGGCGTTGGTCCTGGAGATCCGGAATTAATTACTATAAAAGCTTTTCGTAAATTAAAGGAATGCCCAGTAATTGCATATCCGAAAAAAATGCGCGGCAGTAAATCATATGCTCAAAAAATAATTGATTTATATGTGGAACCACAACAAAAAACAATGCTAGGTCTCGTTTTTCCAATGACGAAGGACCAAGAAACGTTACAGCAAGAGTGGAAAAAATCCGTCGAGCAAATATACGCCCATTTACAGGAAGGTAAGGATGTAGCCTTTGTAACTGAAGGAGACCCCATGTTATTTAGTACGTATATTCATTTGATGAAATTAATGAAAGAACAACATCCAGACGTACCAATGCAATCGGTTGCAGGTATTTCTTCGTTTAATGGAACAGCTAATCGCCTTCATATACCGTTAGCTGATGGGGATGATCATGTGGCGATGATTCCAGCAACAGATAATAAAGAAGAAATGCGTAATGTATTAGAAACACATGATGGCATTGTATTTATTAAAATCGCAAAAGTACTAGATCAAATGCTTGATTTGTTGGAGGAAATGAACTTATTAAAAAACACACATGTCGTTACAAAAGTGACTTCGGATGAAGAAGTGATATGGGAGGTTGAAAATTTACGTGGTACAGAATTGAACTATTTATCGTGCATGATTGTTCGTAAATAA
- a CDS encoding energy-coupling factor ABC transporter permease, whose protein sequence is MKQYLPKLAYFGIVLLFMPKQAYAMHIMEGFLPIGWAIFWFALCLPFLVKGLKVIRIVVKENPESKLLLALSGAFTFVLSALKIPSVTGSCSHPTGVGLGSILFGPFVMSVLGSIVLLFQSLLLAHGGITTLGANIFSMAIVGPFIAVGVYKLATKWGLSISVAVFFAAMLGDLGTYVMTSVQLALAFPSEVGGILGSFQKFASIFALTQIPLAISEGLLTVMIMNFLQKYNMKELVQLRILKAKES, encoded by the coding sequence ATGAAGCAATACTTACCAAAACTTGCTTACTTCGGTATCGTTTTATTATTTATGCCAAAGCAAGCATATGCCATGCACATTATGGAAGGATTTTTACCAATTGGTTGGGCAATTTTTTGGTTTGCACTATGCTTACCATTCCTTGTAAAAGGACTAAAAGTGATCCGCATCGTCGTGAAAGAAAATCCAGAAAGTAAATTATTACTTGCCCTATCAGGGGCCTTTACATTCGTCTTATCTGCATTAAAAATCCCATCAGTAACCGGGAGCTGTTCTCACCCTACTGGCGTTGGCTTAGGTTCAATTTTATTTGGACCTTTTGTTATGAGCGTTTTAGGATCAATCGTCCTATTATTCCAATCGCTATTACTAGCACATGGTGGCATAACGACTTTAGGCGCAAATATTTTCTCGATGGCTATCGTTGGTCCATTTATTGCAGTAGGTGTTTATAAGCTCGCAACAAAATGGGGCCTATCAATTAGCGTCGCAGTATTTTTCGCTGCCATGCTTGGTGATTTAGGAACATATGTTATGACATCTGTACAATTAGCATTAGCGTTCCCTTCAGAAGTTGGCGGCATTTTAGGTTCATTCCAAAAATTCGCAAGCATCTTTGCGTTAACACAAATTCCATTAGCGATCAGTGAAGGATTATTAACCGTAATGATTATGAACTTCTTACAAAAATATAACATGAAAGAATTAGTTCAATTACGTATTTTAAAGGCTAAGGAGAGCTAA
- the cbiQ gene encoding cobalt ECF transporter T component CbiQ produces the protein MLNIDFLASHNAIQKVAASQKITFSVISLLLVTLLRNNILSVWTLLFMSSVIIFYARIPWKTYVTLLIAPIGFVFAGMIAIVLSISFAQPIPISALWHSTFLGMQLFILPNDLLRAITIFFTSISATSCLYFLILTTPMYEISPVLARLKVPTIIIELIELMYRFIFLLLQTVAQLYTAQDARLGYRTYRISFQSLSLLISALFRSIFFRHQAMSYAMTARNIEQFIIPQQFLSEKAWDQKLTFIAGGFLIVAIALIF, from the coding sequence ATGCTAAACATTGATTTTCTAGCGAGCCATAATGCGATTCAAAAGGTTGCCGCTAGTCAAAAAATAACGTTTAGTGTCATTTCATTATTACTTGTAACATTATTACGAAATAATATTTTATCGGTTTGGACACTACTCTTCATGAGTAGTGTCATTATCTTTTATGCCAGAATTCCTTGGAAAACATATGTAACATTACTTATCGCGCCAATTGGTTTTGTTTTTGCAGGTATGATAGCGATCGTGTTGTCCATTTCATTTGCACAACCTATACCAATTTCCGCATTATGGCATAGCACATTTCTTGGCATGCAGCTGTTTATATTGCCGAATGATTTACTTCGAGCTATCACGATATTTTTTACCTCGATTAGTGCAACAAGTTGCTTGTATTTTTTAATTTTAACAACACCGATGTATGAAATTAGCCCAGTACTTGCTAGATTAAAAGTACCAACGATTATCATTGAATTAATTGAGTTAATGTATCGTTTTATATTTTTACTTTTACAAACAGTTGCGCAGCTTTATACTGCGCAGGATGCTCGGCTAGGCTATCGAACATATCGAATAAGCTTTCAATCTTTAAGCTTACTCATTAGCGCTCTGTTTCGTTCGATTTTTTTCCGTCATCAGGCGATGTCCTATGCGATGACGGCACGAAATATTGAACAATTTATTATTCCACAGCAATTTTTGAGTGAAAAAGCATGGGATCAAAAACTGACTTTTATAGCAGGTGGATTTTTGATCGTTGCAATTGCATTAATCTTTTAA
- a CDS encoding energy-coupling factor ABC transporter substrate-binding protein yields MFKKNLLLLLGVVILAILPILFLQDAEFGGADGEAEEAITEIAVDYEPWFSAIWEPPSGEIESLLFVLQGVIGALIIGYFIGYMRGKHTKDHAKH; encoded by the coding sequence ATGTTTAAGAAAAATCTACTATTACTATTAGGCGTCGTGATCTTAGCGATTTTACCAATATTATTTTTACAGGATGCAGAATTCGGGGGTGCTGATGGTGAGGCTGAAGAAGCGATTACAGAAATCGCTGTAGACTATGAGCCTTGGTTTAGCGCTATTTGGGAGCCTCCAAGTGGTGAAATCGAAAGCTTATTATTCGTTTTACAAGGTGTTATTGGTGCACTAATTATCGGCTATTTCATCGGTTATATGCGCGGAAAGCATACAAAAGATCATGCTAAACATTGA
- a CDS encoding precorrin-2 dehydrogenase/sirohydrochlorin ferrochelatase family protein, with the protein MSYFPIMLNLDYKKVVVVGGGHVATQKVEALLETKANIVVVSPMLTATLQHYSQLQKIQWRNKTFEPADLDDAILIFAATNEETVNDQIEQATQHWQLFMRVDNNGRMDFMNPAVVRRGDFVLTVSTSGASPAFTRQVKQQLSEQFDDSYEAYTSFLKHGRKAILEKFKGEQKRLAVAALLEPQVLQWIQQQDFEQCENYLQQLLEGE; encoded by the coding sequence ATGAGTTATTTTCCAATTATGCTTAATCTCGATTATAAAAAAGTAGTCGTTGTTGGTGGTGGACATGTTGCAACACAAAAAGTAGAGGCACTACTTGAGACGAAGGCTAATATTGTCGTTGTCAGTCCAATGCTTACGGCAACGTTACAGCATTACTCACAACTCCAAAAAATTCAGTGGCGCAATAAAACGTTTGAGCCGGCAGATTTAGATGATGCGATATTAATTTTTGCTGCAACTAACGAGGAAACGGTCAATGATCAAATCGAACAAGCAACACAGCACTGGCAATTGTTCATGAGGGTAGATAACAATGGTCGTATGGATTTTATGAACCCAGCCGTTGTACGTCGAGGTGATTTTGTATTAACCGTTTCCACTTCTGGGGCAAGTCCAGCATTTACGCGACAAGTAAAACAACAATTAAGTGAACAGTTTGATGATAGTTATGAGGCATATACGTCATTTTTAAAGCATGGTAGAAAGGCCATTTTGGAGAAATTTAAAGGCGAGCAAAAACGTCTAGCTGTAGCCGCACTTTTAGAACCGCAAGTTTTACAGTGGATTCAACAACAAGATTTTGAGCAATGTGAAAATTATTTACAACAATTATTAGAAGGTGAATGA